In Chloroflexota bacterium, a single window of DNA contains:
- a CDS encoding ABC transporter substrate-binding protein has product MNAPRARANMCATGGGRSRRGVVSHVVAGVLVLAFAACAAPSSPSKAPGTPAAPAQRSGPKALTIALPVEPPALGGSVIIGVSAVPSRYFREFPNAYLTTHDPQDQPAPWLAAALPSLDDGTWKVLDDGRMEVTWKLRPGIKWQDGAALTSDDLGFSWEIGKDLTTGVASQSVARYIDSVATPDPLTAVFTWGTVSSLGGVAGVRELDVLPRHVLDAAERVGLADNPYFTDPAVFVGSGPFRPTAWERGRSISLEAFHDYFLGRPKIDQVIFSIIPDPSTALTSVLSGQVDVGFWAINYEGAKVLQHEWKSTGGTVDMQANNARHVLPQFRPEYASPRELLDVGVRRALMYALDRDELAETAAAGAARPTNSTTYPDSALGRVVEAAAPRYDYDPARAAALFAEAGWQKGADGMLSKGGERFQLQYRTGAGATDGSLIFAVMQQQLKRSGVDLEINVAPGADLQAGATFSGLSFRGLPDNQTGFLALFNSAMIAGAQNRWFGTNVHGYNNPAADELLVRVDKSLQPDARMAAWAEANRALLEDVAYMPLYNYPFPYLVRAGITGPLPANPINPPSYFVHTWDLQ; this is encoded by the coding sequence ATGAACGCTCCGCGCGCCCGCGCCAACATGTGCGCGACGGGCGGTGGGCGCTCGCGACGCGGCGTCGTCTCCCACGTGGTCGCCGGCGTGCTGGTCCTCGCGTTCGCCGCCTGTGCGGCTCCTTCATCACCCAGCAAGGCGCCCGGGACGCCTGCCGCGCCAGCCCAGCGCAGCGGCCCCAAGGCGCTGACGATTGCGCTGCCCGTGGAGCCGCCGGCGCTCGGCGGCAGCGTGATCATCGGGGTATCCGCAGTACCGTCGCGCTACTTCCGCGAGTTCCCCAACGCCTATCTAACCACCCACGACCCGCAGGACCAGCCCGCGCCCTGGCTGGCGGCCGCCCTTCCATCACTGGACGACGGCACCTGGAAGGTGCTCGACGATGGACGCATGGAGGTGACGTGGAAGCTCCGGCCGGGCATCAAGTGGCAGGACGGCGCCGCGCTCACCTCGGACGACCTGGGCTTTTCCTGGGAGATCGGCAAGGACCTCACGACCGGCGTCGCGTCCCAGAGCGTCGCCCGATATATCGACTCAGTGGCCACGCCTGACCCGCTGACCGCCGTGTTCACCTGGGGGACCGTGAGCTCCCTCGGCGGCGTGGCCGGCGTACGGGAGCTGGACGTCCTGCCCCGCCACGTGCTGGACGCCGCCGAACGAGTCGGCCTCGCCGACAACCCCTACTTCACCGATCCGGCGGTCTTCGTCGGCAGCGGGCCTTTTCGGCCGACGGCGTGGGAGCGCGGCCGCTCCATCTCCCTGGAAGCGTTCCATGACTATTTCCTGGGTCGGCCCAAGATCGACCAGGTGATCTTCTCGATCATTCCGGATCCGAGCACCGCGCTCACCAGCGTCTTGTCGGGCCAGGTAGACGTGGGGTTCTGGGCGATCAACTACGAGGGCGCCAAAGTGCTCCAGCACGAGTGGAAGTCGACCGGCGGAACCGTCGACATGCAGGCCAACAACGCGCGCCACGTGCTGCCGCAGTTCCGACCGGAGTATGCCAGCCCGCGGGAATTGCTCGACGTGGGCGTCCGCCGGGCCTTGATGTACGCCCTGGATCGGGACGAGCTTGCGGAGACGGCCGCCGCGGGCGCTGCGCGTCCGACGAACAGCACGACCTATCCGGACAGCGCGCTGGGCCGCGTGGTGGAAGCGGCTGCGCCGCGCTACGACTACGATCCGGCCCGGGCCGCTGCCCTCTTTGCCGAGGCTGGCTGGCAAAAAGGAGCCGACGGCATGCTCAGCAAGGGTGGCGAGCGCTTTCAGCTGCAGTATCGAACGGGGGCAGGAGCTACCGACGGCAGCCTCATCTTCGCGGTGATGCAGCAACAGCTGAAGCGCAGTGGCGTCGACCTCGAAATCAACGTGGCGCCCGGCGCCGACCTTCAGGCGGGCGCCACCTTCAGCGGCCTATCATTCCGGGGCTTGCCGGACAATCAGACCGGCTTTCTGGCGCTCTTCAATAGCGCCATGATCGCGGGCGCCCAGAATCGATGGTTCGGAACCAACGTTCACGGGTACAACAACCCGGCCGCCGACGAGCTGCTCGTGCGGGTGGACAAGTCCCTCCAGCCAGACGCCCGCATGGCCGCCTGGGCCGAGGCCAACCGGGCCTTGCTCGAGGATGTCGCCTACATGCCGCTGTACAACTACCCATTCCCGTACCTCGTACGGGCAGGGATCACGGGTCCC